A stretch of the Onychomys torridus chromosome 23, mOncTor1.1, whole genome shotgun sequence genome encodes the following:
- the LOC118573029 gene encoding PC-esterase domain-containing protein 1B-like, whose amino-acid sequence MPHLRAHEVQQLLHNKFVVILGDSIQRAVYKDLVLLLQKDCLLSSSQLKSKGELSFEHDVLLEGGRWGPMHNGTHYREVRQFCSGHHLVRFYFLTRVYSPYVEDVLQQLRWGHYVPDLVVMNSCLWDLSRYGHNFRRSYREDLERLFRRLDQVLPASCLLVWNTTMPVAEVISGGFVLPDAPACPSRMREDVIEANFYSSAEAVRRGFDVLDLHFHFRHAGQHRLSDGVHWDERAHRYLTQLLLAHVADAWGVVLPTHNPVGWWIRDVPAEGQPDRADRRAERRQPRDHHRWEQREPPVSRRSSSPRSHRHSSWRASSHTGHLLSRRADPRPSPTSQQHAFHRDSRRHRYGCVRETTSTDREPRPGPIRRVYPHHQNRESSPYPSRHHREPHRSHRRHSHRPT is encoded by the coding sequence ATGCCCCACCTCCGAGCTCACGAAGTCCAGCAGCTGCTACATAACAAGTTCGTCGTCATTCTGGGAGACTCCATCCAGCGCGCCGTGTACAAGGACCTGGTGCTCCTGCTCCAGAAGGACTGCCTGCTGTCCTCCAGCCAGCTGAAGAGCAAGGGTGAGCTGAGCTTCGAACACGACGTGCTCCTGGAGGGCGGGAGGTGGGGACCCATGCACAACGGGACCCACTACCGCGAGGTGCGCCAGTTCTGCTCGGGTCACCATTTGGTGCGCTTCTACTTCCTCACGCGTGTCTACTCGCCTTACGTCGAGGACGTCCTGCAACAGCTGCGTTGGGGCCACTATGTCCCGGACTTGGTCGTCATGAACTCGTGCCTCTGGGACCTGTCCAGGTACGGGCACAACTTCCGCAGGAGCTACCGGGAAGACCTGGAGAGGCTGTTCCGACGCCTGGATCAGGTGctgccagcctcctgcctcctggtgtggaacaccaccatgcctgtggCCGAGGTCATATCTGGGGGCTTCGTGCTGCCTGATGCTCCAGCCTGCCCATCGCGCATGCGGGAAGATGTGATTGAGGCCAATTTCTACAGCTCAGCCGAGGCGGTAAGGCGTGGCTTCGATGTGCTCGATCTCCATTTTCACTTCCGCCATGCGGGGCAGCACCGGCTGAGTGATGGCGTGCACTGGGACGAGCGTGCCCACCGCTACCTCACGCAGCTGCTGCTGGCACACGTGGCAGACGCCTGGGGCGTGGTCCTCCCCACACACAACCCCGTGGGCTGGTGGATCAGGGATGTGCCAGCCGAAGGACAGCCAGACCGGGCAGAcagaagggcagagagaaggcaGCCTCGAGACCACCACAGATGGGAGCAGCGTGAACCCCCTGTGTCCAGGCGCTCTtcctctcccaggtcccaccgCCACAGCTCTTGGAGAGCTTCCTCTCACACTGGCCACCTGCTGAGCCGCAGAGCCGACCCCAGGCCCTCTCCAACCTCCCAGCAGCACGCGTTCCACAGAGATTCCCGGAGGCACAGGTATGGATGTGTCAGGGAAACCACCTCTACAGATCGTGAACCCAGGCCAGGCCCCATCCGCAGAGTCTATCCCCATCACCAAAACAGAGAGTCTTCCCCTTACCCTTCCCGGCACCACAGAGAGCCACACAGATCCCATCGAAGGCATAGTCATCGACCCACCTAA